The region GCCCCCAGGGATCGTCTGGGGGCAGGTTAGCAATCAACAGAGCCACCTCTTGATAATTGCCGTGCTTGAGTGCAGCTGCAATTTCTAAGTCCACTAGGTTACTCCTTCTTGCTGTTCGGAAACACTGTGCTGCTCTAGGTGGGCGGCAATGACGGATAGTGCTGTTATAGGAGCCGTTGTAGCTTTGAGAATACGCCGCCCCAAAGAAACAGGCCGATAACCGGCTAGGATAGCTTGCTTCTGTTCTGTCGTTGTCCACCCTCCCTCAGGCCCTGTCATGAGGATGATGCCTTGCGTGGGGGCTAGTTTGCTTAGGAGTCCAGACACCGCCGAATCTGTTACGCAAATATATTGGGCTGTTGTTTGGCCTCGCTGCTGCGACCACCTTAGAGCCGCAGTGAGTGACATGGGATCAAGAACTTCAGGAATGACCTGACGGCAGGATTGCTCCGCTGCTTCAATGGCGATTCGCCGCCACCGAAGACATTTGTGCGGACTGGGTTTCAGGAGGGTGCGCTCGCTGAGCAAAGGAACTAAGCGGCTGATCCCGAGCTCTGTTGTACAACGCACCACTTGATCAAAAGCATTTCCCTTTGCTGGAGCGACCATTAAAGTAACGGGGATTGTTAACTCCGTTGTGATGTTGAGCGATTCGAGGATGTGTGCTGATTTTGGTGAGTCAAGTTTCGCTAGCCACCACTGCCCTTTGCCGTTCATGGCAATGAAGCGACTTCCTGTTTGCTGCCTCAGCACTCGGCCCAAGTAGTGCTGCTGCTCCTGCGTCAGGGCAATTTGTTCTCCCTGCAGTTGTTCAGAGGTAATCACCAATCGCTGCAGTTGGGGCACCTTGTACTCCTAAGAGGCTGACAAACATACGTTAGATCTTAATGTTGACAAAATTGTAATCTCTAATATGTTCCCTTTGATGCTTCTAGCATTTTGAGTTTTGGCTCGCTTTAATGCATCGATTTAAGAAGAGCAGGACTTTTTGGTTCAAAGACCAATTCGGTATGCTAAGTTCTAAAGGTTGTCTAAATTCGCACACCTAAGAATTCGGGTGTCTTAACGGCGTAGCGCGCTGGACAAGATGCACTTAGGTGGAGGATAAACCCGGATAGGAGAAAATTATGCCAGTTGTTAGTTTGGCTCAAATGCTTGAGTCAGGAGTTCACTTCGGTCATCAAGCCCGACGTTGGAACCCCAAGATGGCTCCGTATATTTTTACTGAGCGTAACGGTGTTCATATCATCGACCTCGTGCAAACAGCTCAGCTTGTTGATGAAGCCTATAGCTACATGCGTTCAGCTTCTGCCGCAGGTAAAAAGTTCTTGTTCGTAGGGACAAAGCGTCAAGCTGCTGGAATCGTTGCAGAAGAAGCGGCTCGCTGTGGTGGTTACTACGTTAACCAACGTTGGCTCGGCGGGATGCTGACGAACTGGACCACCATCAAGACGAGGATTGAACGGCTTAAAGATCTAGAGCGTCGCTATGAGAGTGGCGTCTTTGACCTGCTGCCTAAGCAAGAAGCTTCGTCACTACGGCGGGAGCTTGATAAGCTTCAGAAATACCTGGGTGGTCTTAAGCTGATGAATAAGATTCCAGATGTGGTGGTGATTGTTGATATCAAGCGAGAGTACAACGCCGTTCAGGAGTGCCAAAAGCTAGGATTACCCATCGTTTCTTTGTTAGATACGAACTGTGATCCTGATTGGGTTGACATTCCTATCCCTGGAAATGATGATGCGATTCGAGCTATTAAATTGATCGTGGGCCGTTTGGCCGATGCGATTCAAGAAGGACGTAATGGTGGTCAAGAGCAGGTCAGTCAAAGTGACTTTGATGATGCGCCTGATGCTGTAGAAGATGTCGCCAGTGCCCCTCCTGTGCCTGAAGCGGTTCCTGAGGCTACTGTCGAGGCAGAGCCTGAAGCGGTTCCTGAGGCTACTGTTGAGGCCGAGACTGAAGCTGCGCCTGAAGCCGTAGCCGAAGTTGCCGCACCTAGCGATAATGACAAAAGCGACGCGTAACTTTTTTACAGACTGAGGCAGCACAATGGCAGGAATTTCCGCACAACAGGTTAAAGAACTGCGCGAAAAAACCGGCGCAGGGATGATGGATTGTAAAAAAGCCCTTAAGGAGACAAAGGGTGATGTAGAACAGGCGATCGCCTACCTTCGTAAGAAGGGCTTGGCATCAGCAGGCAAAAAGTCAGGACGTGTCACTGCTGAAGGGTTAGTGGATAGCTACATTCACTTTGGCGGCCAAATTGGCGTTATGGTGGAGGTCAATTGTGAGACCGACTTTGTGGCTCGCAATGATGCCTTCAAAGAGCTGGTTCAAGATATTGCGAAGCAAATCGCGGCTTGTCCTAACGTTGTCTATGTGCAGGTTGACGATGTCCCTGCTGAGATTGTTGAGAACGAAAAGTCTGTTGCAATGGGATCTGATGCCCTGAAAGGCAAGCCTGATAACGTTAAGGAAAAAATCGTTCAAGGAAAACTGGACAAGACCTTGCGTGAACTTTGCCTGCTCGATCAGCCTTTTATTAAAGATCAGAGTATGACAGTGGATGAGCTTGTCAAGCAGTCTATCTCCAAGCTGGGCGAAAATATACAAGTGCGCCGATTCAGCCGCTTTGTTCTGGGCGAGGGGATGGATGTCTCTGAGTCAGGATCAGAAGATTA is a window of Acaryochloris thomasi RCC1774 DNA encoding:
- a CDS encoding 16S rRNA (uracil(1498)-N(3))-methyltransferase; amino-acid sequence: MPQLQRLVITSEQLQGEQIALTQEQQHYLGRVLRQQTGSRFIAMNGKGQWWLAKLDSPKSAHILESLNITTELTIPVTLMVAPAKGNAFDQVVRCTTELGISRLVPLLSERTLLKPSPHKCLRWRRIAIEAAEQSCRQVIPEVLDPMSLTAALRWSQQRGQTTAQYICVTDSAVSGLLSKLAPTQGIILMTGPEGGWTTTEQKQAILAGYRPVSLGRRILKATTAPITALSVIAAHLEQHSVSEQQEGVT
- the rpsB gene encoding 30S ribosomal protein S2, with the translated sequence MPVVSLAQMLESGVHFGHQARRWNPKMAPYIFTERNGVHIIDLVQTAQLVDEAYSYMRSASAAGKKFLFVGTKRQAAGIVAEEAARCGGYYVNQRWLGGMLTNWTTIKTRIERLKDLERRYESGVFDLLPKQEASSLRRELDKLQKYLGGLKLMNKIPDVVVIVDIKREYNAVQECQKLGLPIVSLLDTNCDPDWVDIPIPGNDDAIRAIKLIVGRLADAIQEGRNGGQEQVSQSDFDDAPDAVEDVASAPPVPEAVPEATVEAEPEAVPEATVEAETEAAPEAVAEVAAPSDNDKSDA
- the tsf gene encoding translation elongation factor Ts; its protein translation is MAGISAQQVKELREKTGAGMMDCKKALKETKGDVEQAIAYLRKKGLASAGKKSGRVTAEGLVDSYIHFGGQIGVMVEVNCETDFVARNDAFKELVQDIAKQIAACPNVVYVQVDDVPAEIVENEKSVAMGSDALKGKPDNVKEKIVQGKLDKTLRELCLLDQPFIKDQSMTVDELVKQSISKLGENIQVRRFSRFVLGEGMDVSESGSED